One part of the Sphingopyxis sp. TUF1 genome encodes these proteins:
- the nagA gene encoding N-acetylglucosamine-6-phosphate deacetylase, whose protein sequence is MSARFAIAAPRILAADGWRRDHAVVVRDAAIEAVLPVEALPGDMDVERYSEGELLPGFIDTQVNGGGGVLFNDAPTVEAIATIAAAHRRFGTTTLLPTLISDDIAIIERGIAAVEVAIAVGVPGVAGIHVEGPFLNEGKRGIHDATKFRRLDEAAVILLSSLRGGRTLVTLAPELAPAGLIRRLVDAGVIVAAGHTLASYDEMMRARDEGMRGVTHLFNAMTGLDSRAPGVVGAALASDLVCGLIVDGHHVHPASLRAAFRAKGAGELMLVTDAMATVGTRRDNFMLGSTLIREQDGALRAANGTLAGSALDMAAAVRGAVALMQLDLADASRMASATPAEFLGLEAQRGRISPGLRADLVLLDRDLAPLRCWIGGAAD, encoded by the coding sequence ATGAGCGCGCGCTTCGCCATCGCCGCGCCGCGGATCCTCGCCGCCGACGGGTGGCGGCGCGATCATGCCGTTGTCGTGCGCGACGCGGCAATCGAGGCGGTGCTGCCGGTCGAGGCGCTCCCCGGCGACATGGACGTCGAACGCTATTCTGAGGGTGAGCTGCTCCCCGGCTTTATCGACACCCAGGTCAATGGCGGCGGCGGGGTGTTGTTCAACGATGCGCCAACGGTCGAGGCGATAGCGACGATCGCGGCCGCCCACCGCCGGTTCGGGACGACCACGTTGCTCCCCACGCTGATCAGCGACGACATAGCCATCATCGAGCGCGGGATCGCGGCGGTCGAGGTGGCAATCGCCGTGGGAGTTCCGGGCGTTGCGGGAATTCATGTCGAGGGACCGTTTCTCAACGAGGGCAAGCGCGGCATCCACGACGCGACCAAGTTCCGTCGGCTCGACGAAGCGGCGGTAATTTTGCTGTCGTCGCTCCGCGGCGGACGCACGCTCGTCACGCTGGCGCCCGAGCTGGCACCCGCGGGGCTGATCCGCCGCCTCGTCGATGCGGGCGTCATCGTCGCGGCGGGGCATACGCTCGCGAGCTATGACGAAATGATGCGCGCGCGCGACGAGGGGATGCGCGGCGTGACCCATTTGTTCAACGCGATGACGGGACTCGACAGCCGCGCCCCCGGCGTCGTCGGCGCGGCGCTCGCGAGCGATCTTGTCTGCGGGCTGATCGTCGACGGGCACCACGTCCATCCGGCGTCGCTCCGCGCCGCTTTTCGCGCGAAGGGCGCGGGCGAACTGATGCTTGTGACCGATGCGATGGCAACCGTGGGTACTCGCCGCGACAATTTCATGCTCGGATCGACGCTGATCCGCGAGCAGGACGGCGCTCTGCGCGCAGCCAACGGAACGTTGGCAGGGTCGGCGCTCGACATGGCGGCGGCGGTGCGCGGCGCGGTCGCGCTGATGCAGCTCGACCTTGCCGACGCCTCACGAATGGCGAGCGCGACCCCGGCCGAATTCCTCGGGCTGGAGGCGCAGCGCGGGCGTATCTCTCCGGGGCTGCGCGCCGACCTGGTGCTGCTCGACCGCGACCTTGCGCCGCTGCGCTGCTGGATCGGCGGCGCGGCGGATTAG
- a CDS encoding SIS domain-containing protein has translation MFREAAEAGAAVRRQRAENREAMAGLARTLAARKPSLLLTCARGSSDHAATFAKYLIETRLGIPVASYAPSLASLYQTPMRGLAGQVLLLISQSGRSPDLLLSAEAARRAGALTVALVNDAASPLAAAVDAVVPLHAGPETSVAATKSYIATLAALVDLVAAWANQRDLLAALERLPHDLEAAWQAEWEIPQAFVSARNLFVLGRGLTLGVAAEAALKFKECCAIHGEAFSLAEVAHGPMALVGPGFPLLVFPPLDEARAGADALLADFAARGADIAVAGEGFASTHALPVVAGLHPVTAPIAMIQSFYRFANRLSLLRGLDPDRPPSLAKVTKTR, from the coding sequence ATGTTCCGCGAAGCCGCCGAAGCGGGAGCGGCGGTGCGCCGCCAGCGCGCGGAAAACCGCGAGGCGATGGCGGGGCTTGCCCGCACGCTTGCGGCGCGCAAGCCCTCGCTGTTGCTCACCTGCGCGCGCGGAAGTTCGGATCATGCAGCGACCTTTGCCAAATATTTGATCGAAACGCGGCTCGGCATCCCCGTTGCCTCTTATGCGCCGTCGCTCGCCTCGCTTTACCAGACGCCGATGCGGGGGTTGGCGGGACAGGTGCTGTTGCTCATCTCGCAGTCGGGCCGCAGTCCCGACCTTCTTCTCTCCGCCGAGGCCGCCCGGCGCGCGGGCGCCCTTACCGTCGCACTCGTCAACGACGCCGCCTCTCCGCTTGCGGCCGCGGTCGATGCGGTCGTCCCGCTCCACGCCGGCCCCGAAACCAGCGTGGCCGCAACGAAAAGCTACATCGCGACGCTGGCCGCGCTCGTCGATCTCGTCGCTGCCTGGGCGAATCAGCGCGACCTGCTCGCCGCGCTCGAACGGCTTCCCCACGACCTCGAAGCGGCGTGGCAGGCCGAGTGGGAGATACCGCAGGCTTTTGTGTCGGCGCGAAACCTCTTCGTGCTCGGGCGCGGGCTCACGCTCGGCGTTGCGGCCGAGGCGGCGCTCAAGTTCAAGGAATGCTGTGCGATCCATGGCGAAGCGTTCAGCCTCGCCGAAGTCGCGCACGGGCCGATGGCGCTCGTCGGGCCGGGTTTTCCGCTGCTCGTTTTTCCGCCGCTCGACGAAGCGCGTGCGGGCGCCGACGCGTTGCTTGCCGATTTTGCTGCGCGCGGGGCCGACATTGCCGTCGCCGGCGAAGGCTTTGCATCGACTCATGCGCTACCCGTCGTCGCCGGGCTACATCCCGTCACCGCACCGATTGCGATGATTCAGTCTTTCTATCGTTTCGCTAACCGCCTGTCGCTGTTGCGCGGGCTCGATCCCGACCGCCCGCCGAGCCTTGCGAAGGTGACGAAGACGCGATGA
- a CDS encoding FAD-binding oxidoreductase has product MIDASPIAERFGPRLLTRPAALAAYAQSEGHHRYPPPALAAQPESIEEVQELVRFAGTHGLSVIGYGAGTSLEGNAAPVGANCLIVDFARMNRIVAVHPEDLLCVVEPGVTREQLNTDLRATGLFFPVDPGANASIGGMISTRASGTTTVRYGSVRDNVLALKVVGADGELITTGSHARKSAAGYDLTHLFTGAEGTLGLVVEASLRLHGQPEHIVAATWDFESVRGAVDTVIATIQSGIPIARMELLDEVAIRACNAQSALGLVERPTLFLEFHGSETGVRDQLDLVRAIGSSCGGGTLDFASDSDSRNRLWRARHQMLWATRAMVAGGMTWTTDVCVPISRLADAIGRTKTAIKDARLFAPVLGHVGDGNFHVIFALHPDDTESWDKARRVNAAMVAHALSVGGTCTGEHGIGLGKREALLREHGEPAIAAMRRIKQALDPHGLFNPGKIFLDDAAIAGTPSLR; this is encoded by the coding sequence ATGATCGACGCCAGCCCTATTGCCGAGCGTTTCGGACCGCGGCTTCTGACCCGCCCGGCGGCGCTCGCCGCCTATGCGCAGAGCGAGGGGCATCATCGATATCCGCCGCCCGCGCTCGCCGCACAGCCCGAAAGCATCGAAGAGGTGCAGGAACTCGTCCGCTTTGCCGGAACCCATGGCCTTTCGGTCATCGGCTATGGCGCGGGAACCTCGCTCGAAGGCAATGCAGCGCCGGTGGGGGCGAATTGCCTGATCGTCGATTTCGCGCGCATGAACCGGATTGTCGCGGTGCATCCCGAAGACCTGCTGTGCGTCGTCGAACCCGGCGTGACGCGCGAGCAGCTCAACACCGACCTTCGCGCGACGGGGCTGTTCTTCCCGGTCGATCCCGGCGCGAACGCGTCGATCGGCGGGATGATCTCGACCCGCGCCTCGGGGACGACGACCGTCCGCTATGGCAGCGTGCGCGACAATGTCCTGGCGCTGAAGGTCGTCGGCGCCGACGGCGAGCTGATTACTACCGGGAGTCATGCGCGCAAATCGGCCGCAGGCTACGACCTTACGCACCTGTTCACGGGGGCCGAGGGCACGCTTGGCCTCGTTGTCGAAGCAAGCCTCCGGCTCCACGGTCAGCCCGAGCATATTGTCGCCGCCACCTGGGATTTCGAGAGCGTCCGCGGCGCGGTCGATACGGTGATCGCAACGATCCAGTCGGGCATCCCGATCGCGCGGATGGAATTGCTCGACGAGGTCGCGATCCGCGCGTGCAACGCGCAAAGCGCGCTCGGCCTCGTCGAACGGCCGACCCTGTTCCTCGAATTTCACGGGTCCGAAACCGGGGTGCGCGACCAGCTCGACCTCGTGCGCGCCATCGGATCTTCGTGCGGCGGCGGAACGCTCGATTTCGCATCGGACTCCGACAGCCGCAACCGGCTGTGGCGCGCGCGCCACCAGATGTTGTGGGCGACACGCGCGATGGTCGCAGGCGGCATGACCTGGACAACCGACGTTTGCGTCCCGATTTCGCGTCTCGCCGATGCAATCGGGCGCACAAAGACCGCTATTAAGGACGCGCGTTTGTTTGCGCCTGTCCTCGGCCATGTCGGCGACGGCAATTTCCACGTCATCTTTGCCCTGCATCCCGACGATACCGAAAGCTGGGACAAGGCGCGGCGCGTCAATGCGGCGATGGTCGCCCACGCGCTTTCGGTCGGGGGCACCTGCACCGGCGAACATGGCATCGGGCTTGGCAAGCGTGAGGCGCTGCTCCGCGAACATGGCGAGCCGGCAATTGCGGCGATGCGGCGTATCAAACAGGCGCTCGACCCGCATGGCCTGTTCAATCCCGGGAAAATCTTCCTCGACGACGCGGCGATCGCCGGCACGCCCAGTCTAAGGTAG
- a CDS encoding GntR family transcriptional regulator, protein MSEAAESDTRFASTPLYLQLAATLRRKIVEREIGPGEALPSERDLCDILGASRVTVRKAIEMLTDEGLLTRRQGSGTFVTERIEAPGSQLSSFSADAEARGAESDTIWIMKSRGQASAEEAQLLEIATGAPVIRLSRVRLAGGEPLAVENAIVPADMLPALDAVGSSLYRALESNGNRPVGGRQRIRAALAGPTEAGLLTIAEDSEILRIERITRRADGRPVELTRSAYRGDRFDFVSELRLP, encoded by the coding sequence ATGAGCGAAGCGGCGGAATCCGACACCCGCTTTGCGAGCACGCCGCTCTATCTCCAGCTCGCCGCGACGCTGCGCCGCAAGATTGTCGAACGCGAGATCGGGCCGGGCGAGGCGCTGCCGTCGGAACGCGATCTGTGCGACATTCTTGGCGCATCGCGCGTTACGGTGCGCAAGGCGATCGAGATGCTCACCGACGAAGGCCTGCTCACGCGGCGCCAGGGGTCGGGCACCTTCGTCACCGAGCGCATCGAAGCGCCGGGGTCACAGCTCAGCAGCTTCAGCGCGGATGCCGAAGCGCGCGGTGCCGAGAGCGATACGATCTGGATCATGAAGTCGCGCGGGCAGGCGTCGGCGGAAGAGGCGCAACTGCTCGAAATTGCCACGGGCGCACCGGTCATTCGCCTTAGCCGCGTCCGCCTGGCGGGCGGCGAACCGCTTGCGGTCGAAAATGCCATCGTACCCGCCGACATGCTCCCTGCGCTCGATGCGGTGGGTAGCTCGCTGTACCGCGCTCTTGAAAGTAATGGAAACCGGCCCGTCGGCGGGCGCCAGCGCATCCGCGCCGCGCTGGCCGGTCCGACCGAAGCCGGGCTTTTGACGATTGCCGAGGATAGCGAGATATTGCGCATCGAACGGATCACGCGCCGCGCAGACGGGCGCCCGGTCGAGCTGACCCGTTCGGCCTATCGCGGCGACCGCTTTGATTTCGTCAGCGAGCTGCGGCTACCTTAG
- a CDS encoding N-acetylmuramic acid 6-phosphate etherase yields the protein MTDTETRNPEFIDIDRWPTEHAVEAMLDGQIAAVEAIRGQTAAIAAAADAAAARLGHSGRLVYAGAGTSGRIAVQDGVELGPTFNWPPDRLVYLMAGGMNALADSAEGAEDDAEDARARVHDAAIGRDDVVIAIAASGRTPFTVAVVEAARAAGALTIGVANNPDTLLLDAAEFPILAATGAELVAGSTRMKAGTAQKTIANLLSTAIMLRLGRVYRGLMVDMVISNDKLLQRARGIVATLAACDADRAADALDRAGRDIKRAVLVARGLSPGEAAALLAEHDGILARAIAASGGEAE from the coding sequence ATGACCGACACCGAAACACGCAATCCCGAGTTTATCGATATCGACCGCTGGCCCACCGAGCATGCGGTCGAAGCGATGCTCGACGGACAGATTGCCGCGGTCGAGGCGATCCGGGGGCAAACGGCGGCGATTGCCGCAGCGGCCGACGCGGCGGCGGCGCGGCTTGGGCACTCGGGACGCCTCGTCTATGCTGGCGCAGGCACCTCGGGGCGGATCGCGGTGCAGGACGGCGTCGAACTGGGCCCGACCTTCAACTGGCCACCCGACCGGCTCGTCTATCTGATGGCAGGCGGAATGAACGCGCTCGCCGACAGCGCCGAGGGCGCCGAGGACGATGCGGAGGATGCGCGGGCCCGCGTGCACGATGCCGCGATCGGGCGCGACGATGTAGTCATCGCGATTGCCGCCAGCGGGCGCACCCCCTTCACCGTCGCGGTCGTCGAAGCCGCGCGCGCCGCGGGCGCGCTGACCATCGGCGTCGCCAACAACCCGGACACCCTCTTGCTCGACGCGGCGGAATTTCCAATCCTCGCCGCGACAGGCGCCGAGCTTGTCGCCGGGTCGACGCGCATGAAGGCGGGGACGGCACAGAAGACAATCGCGAACCTCTTGTCGACCGCGATCATGCTCCGCCTGGGGCGCGTCTATCGCGGGTTGATGGTCGATATGGTCATTTCGAACGACAAGCTGCTCCAGCGCGCGCGCGGGATCGTTGCGACGCTAGCGGCGTGCGATGCCGACAGGGCGGCCGATGCACTCGATCGCGCGGGGCGCGACATCAAGCGCGCCGTGCTGGTTGCCCGCGGGTTGTCGCCGGGGGAGGCCGCGGCCCTGCTCGCCGAACATGACGGCATCCTTGCGCGCGCGATCGCGGCTTCGGGGGGCGAGGCCGAATGA
- a CDS encoding TonB-dependent receptor domain-containing protein, translating to MRDLERIRLPLVGKRNLGAAMTALALVHNAPALAQATAEPAETVESAASDQIIVTGSRIARDGFQAPTPVVVLTQEDIQNTSPSNNIADFVNQLPQLAGSTKPANSRLNISNGSAGVNALNLRNLGENRVLILVDGRRSVGSTIYGWVDINTIPQALIDRVEVVTGGASSAYGSDAVSGVVNFILNKKMEGLRITGDIGITDKGDGFNYSGSVAGGTSFADGRGHAVFNAEIAHQDGIFEIDPNDRPWNHKGYLAIANPTYTATNGQPAFITFYENAGQTNQAPGGFITGSTGTTPNALRGLYFGQNGEVIPFQYGSFNSPALGGSAAVTRTVGGDWRVNDSGRRIGLAPKDDRYGFYGRLSFDVSDGVTLFAEGSFNKQEVFFNAGPNLGSATLNTTGCTTIPVPTTCNAFALQTLGAARLAGVTSVSITTTAADLPFRGINNKRQVQRYVVGAEGQFDAFGKSARWDIFGQYSRSDVREQLRNIMHVTRMTNATNAAFAPDGSIQCLINVDTDATNNDPSCVPLNRLGLGVADPAAIDYVLGDPFRKQVLEQYVAGANLSLTPFATWAGDVSVAIGAEYREEKIRGSVPTEFQPIATVDANGRPGFRNAWSVGNYLPFKGSYNVKEAYLETLVPLGFGLEFNGAVRATDYSTSGYVTTWKLGATWAPIEDIRFRVTRSRDIRAPNLNELFQAGTANSDSVRNPNFDANNPANGPQFFPYSGLTTGNLALQPEKADSWNIGGVITPRFLPGFSASVDYFRIDLKDAIDTISAQEVVNRCDEGIQQFCDAITTDPTRSTPTVPYLLIRTQPFNYVSRLVRGIDFDAAYRLPVGEASSITIKGTATRYIENLADTGIAGTTPVNTVGANGGQSSTPKWIFRANLNYTTPTFSGTLTGRGVSSGKYLANAIECTTGCPTSTSQNPTYDDNHVDGTFYVDLNLTQKVSVNSGSEAELFFNVTNLFDADPLLLPETGLAANSTYSDLLGRSFRIGVRFKMR from the coding sequence ATGCGTGATCTTGAACGAATTCGCCTGCCGCTGGTCGGCAAACGCAACCTTGGCGCGGCGATGACGGCGCTCGCTCTCGTTCACAACGCTCCGGCGCTGGCGCAGGCGACGGCGGAGCCCGCCGAAACGGTGGAATCCGCGGCATCCGACCAGATCATCGTCACCGGCTCGCGCATCGCGCGCGACGGTTTTCAGGCACCGACCCCGGTTGTCGTACTGACTCAGGAAGATATTCAGAATACGTCGCCGTCGAACAATATCGCCGACTTCGTGAACCAGTTGCCGCAGCTCGCCGGATCGACCAAACCCGCCAACTCTCGCCTCAACATCTCGAACGGCTCTGCGGGCGTCAACGCGCTCAACCTGCGTAACCTGGGAGAGAACCGGGTACTGATCCTTGTCGATGGTCGCCGTTCGGTCGGCTCGACGATCTACGGCTGGGTCGACATCAACACGATCCCGCAAGCGCTGATCGACCGTGTCGAAGTCGTGACGGGCGGCGCCTCCTCCGCCTATGGCTCTGATGCCGTTTCCGGCGTCGTCAACTTCATCCTCAACAAGAAGATGGAAGGGCTGCGGATCACCGGCGACATCGGTATCACCGACAAGGGCGACGGATTCAACTATTCGGGCAGCGTCGCGGGCGGCACGTCGTTCGCCGATGGCCGCGGTCATGCCGTGTTCAATGCCGAAATCGCGCATCAGGACGGTATATTCGAAATCGACCCGAACGACCGGCCGTGGAACCACAAGGGCTATCTGGCTATTGCCAACCCCACCTATACGGCGACCAACGGCCAGCCGGCCTTCATCACCTTTTACGAAAATGCGGGCCAGACCAACCAGGCGCCGGGCGGCTTCATCACCGGTTCCACGGGAACCACCCCGAACGCGCTACGGGGTTTGTATTTCGGCCAGAACGGCGAGGTCATCCCGTTCCAATATGGGTCTTTCAACTCGCCGGCGCTGGGCGGCTCCGCCGCGGTTACCCGAACGGTGGGCGGCGACTGGCGGGTCAACGATTCGGGGCGTCGTATCGGTCTCGCCCCGAAGGACGACCGCTACGGCTTTTATGGCCGTCTCAGCTTCGACGTGTCGGACGGCGTGACGCTGTTCGCCGAAGGGTCGTTCAACAAGCAGGAAGTCTTCTTCAACGCAGGTCCCAACCTGGGTTCGGCCACGCTCAACACGACGGGCTGCACGACCATCCCGGTCCCCACCACCTGTAATGCGTTTGCCCTGCAGACGTTGGGCGCAGCGCGGCTTGCGGGGGTCACCAGCGTCAGCATTACGACCACCGCGGCCGACCTGCCGTTCCGCGGGATCAACAACAAGCGTCAGGTTCAACGCTATGTCGTGGGTGCCGAGGGGCAGTTCGACGCCTTCGGCAAATCGGCGCGCTGGGACATCTTTGGTCAATATAGCCGGTCGGATGTCCGCGAACAGCTGCGCAACATCATGCATGTCACGCGCATGACCAACGCAACCAACGCGGCCTTTGCGCCCGACGGTTCGATTCAGTGTCTTATCAACGTCGATACCGATGCGACCAACAATGATCCGAGCTGCGTACCGCTCAACCGTCTAGGCCTCGGTGTGGCCGATCCGGCGGCGATCGATTATGTGCTCGGCGATCCTTTCCGCAAACAGGTGCTCGAACAATATGTCGCGGGCGCGAACCTGTCGTTGACCCCCTTCGCCACCTGGGCCGGCGACGTCAGCGTCGCGATCGGCGCCGAGTATCGCGAAGAAAAAATCCGCGGCAGCGTGCCGACCGAATTCCAGCCGATTGCAACGGTGGATGCCAATGGCCGGCCCGGATTCCGCAACGCCTGGTCGGTCGGCAATTACCTGCCGTTCAAGGGCAGCTACAATGTGAAGGAAGCCTATCTCGAGACTTTGGTACCGCTCGGCTTTGGGCTCGAGTTCAACGGGGCGGTACGCGCGACCGACTATTCGACCTCGGGTTATGTCACCACCTGGAAACTGGGCGCGACATGGGCGCCGATCGAGGATATTCGGTTTCGCGTGACGCGATCGCGCGATATTCGGGCCCCCAACCTGAACGAGCTGTTCCAGGCCGGCACCGCAAATAGCGATTCGGTGCGAAATCCCAATTTCGACGCCAACAACCCGGCGAACGGCCCGCAATTTTTCCCCTATTCCGGCCTGACGACGGGCAACCTGGCGCTCCAGCCGGAAAAGGCGGATTCGTGGAACATCGGGGGCGTGATCACGCCGCGTTTCCTTCCGGGCTTCAGCGCGTCGGTCGATTATTTCCGCATCGATTTGAAAGATGCGATCGACACGATCAGCGCGCAGGAAGTGGTCAATCGTTGCGACGAAGGCATTCAGCAGTTCTGCGACGCGATCACCACCGATCCCACGCGCTCGACGCCAACCGTTCCCTATCTGCTGATCCGCACCCAGCCATTCAACTATGTAAGCCGTCTGGTGCGCGGTATCGACTTCGACGCCGCGTATCGCCTGCCGGTGGGAGAGGCAAGCTCGATCACCATAAAGGGTACCGCCACGCGCTATATTGAAAATCTGGCGGATACCGGCATCGCCGGAACTACCCCGGTGAACACCGTCGGCGCCAACGGCGGCCAATCCAGCACGCCGAAATGGATTTTCCGCGCCAACCTCAATTATACGACGCCGACCTTCTCCGGCACCCTCACCGGGCGCGGAGTCAGCTCGGGCAAATATCTCGCGAATGCGATCGAATGCACCACCGGCTGTCCGACCTCGACCAGCCAGAATCCGACCTATGACGATAATCATGTCGATGGGACCTTCTACGTCGATCTCAACCTGACGCAAAAGGTCAGTGTCAACAGCGGCTCAGAGGCGGAACTGTTCTTCAACGTCACCAACTTGTTCGACGCCGATCCGCTGCTGCTTCCCGAAACAGGGCTTGCCGCGAACAGCACCTATTCGGACCTTCTCGGCCGCAGCTTCCGTATCGGCGTCCGGTTCAAGATGCGGTAA
- a CDS encoding penicillin acylase family protein yields the protein MIQRRTFLLASVATLFFPAQSWSRSPGAKARTRRVVEGARAPIEIVEDELGIPHVRAASLHDAYFGQGYLVARDRLFQIDMDYRREAGRMAEVFGSRFVAADRAARLFHYRGDIDAELAALPPEVLECARGYVAGVNARIAELEADPDQLPLEYGILGVAPLRWDVRNLVRHRGIGMGDADDEVRRAQLQARGLIEAERLMAPLRLDWEFTVPEGLDAAAVSEADLGVLLPSARPLPFDTLQEAQADPALRNEDRFSQGSNAWTIAPSRSATGRPILSNDPHLGIGGASPRHMVHMTAPGLDVIGAGAPGLPGIMQGHTDRFAFGRTNFHIDQTDLFVLKTHESDPDRYWHRGEWKAFERHEEEIRVKDAPAERVILRYAEGRPIISEDPARRRAVAFATVTMLPGANMRFAIIAINLSKDWESLQRAFKLHVSPTNLHYADVDGNTGWQTIGFTPRRRKHDGLFPAPGDGDYDWTGILPVSQMPHVFNPSEGWFASANQLNLPKDYPYRDRIISFTWSDPYRYNRIAEVLGAQPKHRIEDSVALLHDVQSLPARALQAMLPAAPPPGTVADAAAMLRSWDREVGVDSGAALLFEMVMQALSNDFRERVVPAGARDLIPTVNLSEMLRILSDLDAQLGPDPRAARDAMIARALEAGWNKAVELAGSDPKAWKWGDLHRVTIAHPLASSIPAIAAAFPPIEGGRSGGDGTTPMARGYNSRRGFNVSHGASYLFVADVGAWDNSRFLLLPGQSADPRSARYRDFYPYWLAGAMQPLWFSRAAVDRHAAARLTLAPAKG from the coding sequence GTGATCCAACGCCGCACCTTCCTTCTCGCCTCCGTTGCCACGCTCTTCTTTCCCGCGCAATCCTGGAGCCGGTCGCCGGGCGCAAAGGCACGGACGCGCCGCGTGGTCGAGGGTGCGCGCGCGCCAATCGAAATCGTCGAGGATGAACTCGGTATTCCCCATGTCCGCGCGGCGTCGCTCCACGACGCCTATTTCGGCCAGGGCTATCTCGTCGCGCGCGATCGGCTGTTCCAGATCGACATGGATTATCGGCGCGAAGCAGGCCGGATGGCCGAGGTGTTTGGCTCGCGCTTCGTCGCCGCCGACCGCGCGGCGCGGCTGTTCCACTATCGCGGCGACATCGACGCCGAGCTTGCCGCGCTGCCGCCCGAGGTACTCGAATGCGCGCGCGGATATGTCGCCGGCGTCAACGCCCGCATCGCGGAGCTTGAGGCGGATCCCGATCAGCTCCCGCTCGAATATGGCATCCTTGGCGTTGCACCACTGCGCTGGGACGTGCGAAACCTCGTGCGTCACCGCGGCATCGGAATGGGCGACGCCGACGACGAGGTGCGCCGCGCGCAGCTTCAGGCGCGCGGGCTGATCGAGGCCGAGCGGCTGATGGCGCCGCTGCGCCTCGATTGGGAGTTTACCGTGCCCGAAGGGCTCGACGCGGCGGCGGTGTCCGAAGCCGACCTCGGTGTCCTCTTGCCATCGGCGCGGCCCCTGCCCTTCGATACGTTACAGGAAGCACAGGCGGATCCCGCGCTGCGCAATGAAGACCGTTTTTCGCAAGGGAGCAACGCCTGGACGATCGCGCCGTCACGCAGCGCGACGGGTCGCCCGATCCTTTCGAACGACCCGCACCTCGGCATCGGCGGCGCAAGTCCGCGGCACATGGTCCATATGACGGCGCCCGGGCTCGACGTGATCGGCGCGGGCGCGCCCGGATTGCCCGGAATCATGCAGGGGCATACCGACCGTTTCGCCTTTGGCCGCACGAATTTCCACATTGATCAGACCGACCTGTTCGTTCTCAAGACGCACGAAAGCGACCCCGACCGATATTGGCACCGGGGCGAGTGGAAGGCGTTCGAGCGCCATGAGGAAGAGATACGGGTGAAGGACGCGCCCGCCGAGCGCGTCATTCTGCGCTATGCCGAGGGGCGTCCGATCATTTCGGAAGATCCGGCGCGCCGCCGCGCGGTCGCCTTTGCGACCGTGACGATGCTGCCGGGCGCGAACATGCGGTTCGCGATCATCGCGATCAACCTGTCGAAGGATTGGGAATCGCTCCAGCGCGCGTTCAAGCTGCACGTGTCGCCGACCAACCTCCATTATGCCGACGTCGACGGCAACACCGGCTGGCAGACGATTGGCTTCACCCCGCGCCGTCGGAAACACGACGGACTCTTTCCGGCGCCCGGTGATGGCGACTATGACTGGACCGGGATATTGCCCGTGTCGCAGATGCCGCATGTCTTTAACCCGAGCGAAGGCTGGTTTGCATCGGCGAACCAGCTCAACCTGCCCAAAGACTATCCCTACCGCGACCGCATCATCAGTTTCACCTGGAGCGACCCCTATCGTTATAACCGCATCGCCGAAGTGTTGGGTGCGCAGCCGAAGCACCGGATCGAGGATAGCGTCGCGTTGCTCCACGACGTCCAGTCGCTGCCAGCGCGCGCGCTGCAGGCGATGCTCCCTGCCGCGCCGCCGCCCGGGACGGTCGCCGACGCCGCCGCGATGCTGCGGTCCTGGGACCGCGAGGTGGGCGTCGACAGCGGCGCCGCGTTGCTCTTTGAAATGGTGATGCAGGCGCTTTCGAACGATTTCCGCGAGCGCGTCGTGCCCGCCGGCGCGCGCGACCTCATCCCCACGGTCAACCTGTCGGAGATGCTGCGCATCCTGTCCGACCTCGACGCGCAGCTCGGCCCTGACCCGCGCGCTGCGCGCGATGCGATGATCGCACGCGCGCTCGAGGCCGGATGGAACAAGGCGGTCGAACTCGCCGGGTCCGATCCCAAGGCGTGGAAATGGGGCGACCTCCACCGCGTTACCATCGCACACCCGCTCGCATCCTCGATCCCCGCGATCGCCGCGGCCTTTCCGCCGATCGAGGGTGGACGGTCGGGCGGCGACGGGACGACGCCGATGGCGCGCGGGTATAATTCGCGGCGCGGCTTCAACGTCTCGCACGGCGCGAGTTACCTTTTCGTCGCCGATGTCGGCGCGTGGGACAACAGCCGCTTCCTGCTGCTCCCCGGCCAGTCGGCCGACCCGCGCTCAGCGCGCTATCGCGATTTCTACCCCTACTGGCTCGCCGGCGCGATGCAGCCCCTGTGGTTCAGCCGCGCAGCGGTCGATCGCCACGCCGCCGCACGGTTGACTTTGGCGCCGGCAAAGGGCTGA